The following proteins come from a genomic window of Stigmatopora nigra isolate UIUO_SnigA chromosome 9, RoL_Snig_1.1, whole genome shotgun sequence:
- the gpbp1l1 gene encoding vasculin-like protein 1 isoform X1, which produces MAQHDFVPAWLNFSTPQPAKSPAATHDKHGEPHHHRESRNAVSRRRHNSSDGFFNNGSLRAPTGDGWQQPSLLLRHDSVDSGVAKGGHSGLAGGSCWKETTSWHGGPRGTQDGHHHHQGRHPKRGGGDRDRQGGHRQRNGNFHPRKGNSYQDKFPNEERKDNKDDKLKFVEEDFPSLNPETTGKPGTQMRAVAPHAGVWENPPSGKQMASKMLVIKKISKEDPSTAFSAGFASAGVLPANAGKAPITGSSIYKNLIPKPAVAPIKVRRIASTQWKAGTREIAKSGRDSVFTNPASVVKPSTPVSAPQHNAPRENPSSTTPPIDIAPSRLKLMRRGPDRKSDFLRALKDEGPGELTNSSSPGTSGEGESNTPEPKTYSEDVCHENGLSYSLSDSDTEHLSSSLEAEHRLLKAMGWQEYPENDDNFLPLTEDELREFQTKTEQLKRNGLQKNGVFPRARGVTLHFTPWRSVAEAHMEEGSESETSSSSQTSDDDDCIKS; this is translated from the exons ATGGCGCAGCATGACTTTGTCCCTGCCTGGCTTAACTTCTCCACACCCCAGCCTGCCAAG TCCCCTGCTGCCACCCACGATAAACATGGCGAGCCCCACCACCACAGGGAAAGCAGAAATGCTgtgagccgccgccgccacaaTTCTTCCGATGGCTTCTTCAACAATGGCTCCTTGCGTGCTCCGACAG GTGATGGATGGCAGCAGCCCTCACTCCTTCTGAGACATGACTCTGTGGATTCAGGCGTAGCCAAAGGAGGGCACAGTGGTTTAGCAGGGGGCTCATGTTGGAAGGAAACAACCAGCTGGCATGGAGGGCCGCGGGGCACTCAAGatggccaccaccaccaccaaggaCGCCACCCTAAAAGGGGAGGGGGTGACAGGGACAGGCAGGGAGGGCACAGGCAGCGCAATGGAAACTTCCATCCACGGAAGGGCAACTCGTACCAGGACAAGTTTCCCAATGAAGAACGTAAAGACAATAAGGATGATAAGCTGAAGTTTGTGGAAGAGGACTTT CCTTCCCTCAACCCTGAAACAACTGGAAAGCCCGGGACTCAGATGAGAGCGGTGGCTCCTCATGCTGGAGTGTGGG AAAATCCTCCAAGTGGCAAGCAGATGGCATCCAAAATGTTAGTGATCAAGAAGATTTCCAAGGAGGACCCCAGCACCGCCTTCTCTGCCGGCTTCGCCAGTGCTGGCGTGCTGCCCGCCAACGCCGGTAAAGCACCCATCACAGGCTCCAGCATCTACAAGAATCTGATCCCGAAGCCTGCCGTGGCCCCTATTAAAGTACGACGGATTGCA agTACCCAGTGGAAAGCCGGCACGAGGGAAATTGCCAAGTCTGGCCGAGATTCCGTCTTCACCAACCCCGCTTCCGTTGTTAAACCCAGCACCCCGGTCAGTGCACCGCAGCACAACGCCCCAAGAGAG AATCCTTCCAGCACCACACCCCCCATAGACATTGCCCCGTCGAGGCTCAAGCTGATGCGCCGCGGTCCGGATAGAAAGAGCGACTTTTTGCGAGCACTGAAGGATGAGGGCCCTGGGGAACTGACAAACAGCAGCAGTCCGGGAACGTCGGGAGAG GGTGAAAGCAACACCCCCGAGCCCAAAACCTACAGTGAAGATGTCTGCCATGAAAATGGTCTGTCGTACTCCCTCAGTGACTCGGACACGGAACATCTGTCTAGCTCTTTGGAGGCTGAGCACAG GTTGCTGAAGGCCATGGGCTGgcaggagtacccagaaaatGATGACAACTTCCTGCCTCTGACGGAAGACGAGCTGCGAGAATTCCAGACAAAGACCGAGCAG CTGAAGAGGAACGGCTTGCAGAAGAATGGGGTCTTCCCGAGGGCGCGGGGTGTCACCCTCCACTTCACCCCCTGGAGGAGTGTAGCGGAGGCCCACATGGAGGAGGGCTCTGAGTCAGAAACCAGTAGCAGCAGCCAGACCTCGGACGACGATGACTGCATCAAATCCTAA
- the LOC144201140 gene encoding transmembrane protein 69-like isoform X2, with protein MLGFASCPTPITRVPIWKSPGWTDGTKLEVVSRVSSFLNPSRWTSTNRLLCTSPINWAGLRLCHSDRRESKENISLRAIIGAPKPALYVGFAGLIPFVSAPLLMATTQSFYPEVAHAQMVYGACIVSFLGGARWGFAIPDGSPAQPDWVNLGNSVVPSLIAWLALLCRDNVVEGTTVVIMGLGLSLYYDLTLLPGYPDWFKAMRTVLTLVATFSLVTMLILKKLCVEKKLKLPITV; from the exons atgcTTGGATTTGCATCTTGTCCGACTCCCATTACGAGG GTTCCAATTTGGAAATCACCTGGATGGACAGACGGAACCAAACTTGAAGTGGTGTCTAGAGTCTCGTCTTTTTTGAATCCATCCAGATGGACTTCAACCAACAGACTGCTGTGCACCAGCCCTATCAACTGGGCTGGCCTACGTCTCTGCCATTCAGACAGAAGAGAAAGCAAAGAAAATATCAGTTTAAGGGCCATAATTGGAGCGCCCAAACCAGCACTCTACGTTGGTTTCGCTGGGCTCATCCCATTTGTCAGTGCTCCTCTCCTGATGGCGACAACTCAGTCCTTCTACCCTGAAGTGGCTCATGCTCAAATGGTGTACGGAGCATGTATAGTCTCCTTTCTTGGAGGTGCCCGCTGGGGGTTTGCCATTCCTGATGGTAGTCCCGCTCAACCTGACTGGGTAAACTTGGGCAACAGCGTTGTCCCGTCACTTATAGCATGGCTGGCACTGCTCTGCAGGGACAATGTTGTAGAGGGGACCACAGTTGTTATAATGGGACTGGGACTGTCTTTATATTATGACCTGACACTGCTACCAGGATACCCTGATTGGTTTAAAGCCATGAGAACCGTCCTTACTCTGGTTGCTACCTTTTCACTGGTAACAATGCTGATTTTGAAGAAGTTATGTGTTGAGAAGAAGCTGAAATTACCCATCACTGTTTAA
- the gpbp1l1 gene encoding vasculin-like protein 1 isoform X2: MAQHDFVPAWLNFSTPQPAKSPAATHDKHGEPHHHRESRNAVSRRRHNSSDGFFNNGSLRAPTGDGWQQPSLLLRHDSVDSGVAKGGHSGLAGGSCWKETTSWHGGPRGTQDGHHHHQGRHPKRGGGDRDRQGGHRQRNGNFHPRKGNSYQDKFPNEERKDNKDDKLKFVEEDFPSLNPETTGKPGTQMRAVAPHAGVWENPPSGKQMASKMLVIKKISKEDPSTAFSAGFASAGVLPANAGKAPITGSSIYKNLIPKPAVAPIKSTQWKAGTREIAKSGRDSVFTNPASVVKPSTPVSAPQHNAPRENPSSTTPPIDIAPSRLKLMRRGPDRKSDFLRALKDEGPGELTNSSSPGTSGEGESNTPEPKTYSEDVCHENGLSYSLSDSDTEHLSSSLEAEHRLLKAMGWQEYPENDDNFLPLTEDELREFQTKTEQLKRNGLQKNGVFPRARGVTLHFTPWRSVAEAHMEEGSESETSSSSQTSDDDDCIKS; this comes from the exons ATGGCGCAGCATGACTTTGTCCCTGCCTGGCTTAACTTCTCCACACCCCAGCCTGCCAAG TCCCCTGCTGCCACCCACGATAAACATGGCGAGCCCCACCACCACAGGGAAAGCAGAAATGCTgtgagccgccgccgccacaaTTCTTCCGATGGCTTCTTCAACAATGGCTCCTTGCGTGCTCCGACAG GTGATGGATGGCAGCAGCCCTCACTCCTTCTGAGACATGACTCTGTGGATTCAGGCGTAGCCAAAGGAGGGCACAGTGGTTTAGCAGGGGGCTCATGTTGGAAGGAAACAACCAGCTGGCATGGAGGGCCGCGGGGCACTCAAGatggccaccaccaccaccaaggaCGCCACCCTAAAAGGGGAGGGGGTGACAGGGACAGGCAGGGAGGGCACAGGCAGCGCAATGGAAACTTCCATCCACGGAAGGGCAACTCGTACCAGGACAAGTTTCCCAATGAAGAACGTAAAGACAATAAGGATGATAAGCTGAAGTTTGTGGAAGAGGACTTT CCTTCCCTCAACCCTGAAACAACTGGAAAGCCCGGGACTCAGATGAGAGCGGTGGCTCCTCATGCTGGAGTGTGGG AAAATCCTCCAAGTGGCAAGCAGATGGCATCCAAAATGTTAGTGATCAAGAAGATTTCCAAGGAGGACCCCAGCACCGCCTTCTCTGCCGGCTTCGCCAGTGCTGGCGTGCTGCCCGCCAACGCCGGTAAAGCACCCATCACAGGCTCCAGCATCTACAAGAATCTGATCCCGAAGCCTGCCGTGGCCCCTATTAAA agTACCCAGTGGAAAGCCGGCACGAGGGAAATTGCCAAGTCTGGCCGAGATTCCGTCTTCACCAACCCCGCTTCCGTTGTTAAACCCAGCACCCCGGTCAGTGCACCGCAGCACAACGCCCCAAGAGAG AATCCTTCCAGCACCACACCCCCCATAGACATTGCCCCGTCGAGGCTCAAGCTGATGCGCCGCGGTCCGGATAGAAAGAGCGACTTTTTGCGAGCACTGAAGGATGAGGGCCCTGGGGAACTGACAAACAGCAGCAGTCCGGGAACGTCGGGAGAG GGTGAAAGCAACACCCCCGAGCCCAAAACCTACAGTGAAGATGTCTGCCATGAAAATGGTCTGTCGTACTCCCTCAGTGACTCGGACACGGAACATCTGTCTAGCTCTTTGGAGGCTGAGCACAG GTTGCTGAAGGCCATGGGCTGgcaggagtacccagaaaatGATGACAACTTCCTGCCTCTGACGGAAGACGAGCTGCGAGAATTCCAGACAAAGACCGAGCAG CTGAAGAGGAACGGCTTGCAGAAGAATGGGGTCTTCCCGAGGGCGCGGGGTGTCACCCTCCACTTCACCCCCTGGAGGAGTGTAGCGGAGGCCCACATGGAGGAGGGCTCTGAGTCAGAAACCAGTAGCAGCAGCCAGACCTCGGACGACGATGACTGCATCAAATCCTAA
- the LOC144201140 gene encoding transmembrane protein 69-like isoform X1 translates to MIRHDFLRRLKMLGFASCPTPITRVPIWKSPGWTDGTKLEVVSRVSSFLNPSRWTSTNRLLCTSPINWAGLRLCHSDRRESKENISLRAIIGAPKPALYVGFAGLIPFVSAPLLMATTQSFYPEVAHAQMVYGACIVSFLGGARWGFAIPDGSPAQPDWVNLGNSVVPSLIAWLALLCRDNVVEGTTVVIMGLGLSLYYDLTLLPGYPDWFKAMRTVLTLVATFSLVTMLILKKLCVEKKLKLPITV, encoded by the exons ATGATCAGACACGATTTCTTGAGACG attaaaaatgcTTGGATTTGCATCTTGTCCGACTCCCATTACGAGG GTTCCAATTTGGAAATCACCTGGATGGACAGACGGAACCAAACTTGAAGTGGTGTCTAGAGTCTCGTCTTTTTTGAATCCATCCAGATGGACTTCAACCAACAGACTGCTGTGCACCAGCCCTATCAACTGGGCTGGCCTACGTCTCTGCCATTCAGACAGAAGAGAAAGCAAAGAAAATATCAGTTTAAGGGCCATAATTGGAGCGCCCAAACCAGCACTCTACGTTGGTTTCGCTGGGCTCATCCCATTTGTCAGTGCTCCTCTCCTGATGGCGACAACTCAGTCCTTCTACCCTGAAGTGGCTCATGCTCAAATGGTGTACGGAGCATGTATAGTCTCCTTTCTTGGAGGTGCCCGCTGGGGGTTTGCCATTCCTGATGGTAGTCCCGCTCAACCTGACTGGGTAAACTTGGGCAACAGCGTTGTCCCGTCACTTATAGCATGGCTGGCACTGCTCTGCAGGGACAATGTTGTAGAGGGGACCACAGTTGTTATAATGGGACTGGGACTGTCTTTATATTATGACCTGACACTGCTACCAGGATACCCTGATTGGTTTAAAGCCATGAGAACCGTCCTTACTCTGGTTGCTACCTTTTCACTGGTAACAATGCTGATTTTGAAGAAGTTATGTGTTGAGAAGAAGCTGAAATTACCCATCACTGTTTAA